In a genomic window of Lycium ferocissimum isolate CSIRO_LF1 chromosome 9, AGI_CSIRO_Lferr_CH_V1, whole genome shotgun sequence:
- the LOC132031937 gene encoding E3 ubiquitin-protein ligase RING1-like, whose amino-acid sequence MDKDFDLDLALTVVGISDDTAEPPRCSTPSDDHDENQLQVVPMVNNVNGLCIVCMEGFQRGVDDHGKQLVPCGHVFHANCLTKWLSVHNSCPLCRFKVSAPGQDGFRI is encoded by the coding sequence atggaTAAAGACTTCGATCTTGATTTGGCATTAACGGTGGTAGGAATTTCAGATGACACGGCTGAGCCACCACGGTGTTCAACGCCTTCCGATGACCACGACGAGAATCAACTTCAAGTAGTGCCAATGGTTAACAATGTAAATGGACTTTGTATAGTATGCATGGAAGGTTTTCAAAGAGGTGTTGATGATCATGGCAAACAATTAGTCCCTTGTGGTCATGTTTTTCATGCAAATTGTCTTACCAAATGGCTATCCGTTCATAATTCTTGTCCTCTTTGCCGTTTCAAAGTCTCCGCTCCTGGACAAGACGGATTCAGAATTTGA